From a single Brassica napus cultivar Da-Ae chromosome C9, Da-Ae, whole genome shotgun sequence genomic region:
- the LOC125592450 gene encoding uncharacterized protein LOC125592450 — protein MAEFDRLKMKDDDTIDMFAGKLSEISSKFASLGEILEEPKLVKKFLKSLPRNKYIQIVASLEQVLDLNTTSFEDIVGRLKAYEERVCAEEEEKSDDQEKLMYAANSRSNQEGYSNNYGNNRGRGCGGRSSWRGRGRGRFSNFKRQREAYRQGQGQNRDTSHITCFKCDKLGHYASECPYKELKLQETCEKKEDDTHEAGELMVNEVVYLNERKVNPKNFETNLENTWYLDNGASNHMSGNRLFFQDLDERVTGQVIFGDDSCIDIVGRGEIMVKTTRSSNRLYKVTLQADQIRCLQVMASDSSKWHARLGHINTEPMKIMINKELVLGIPKLNIDKETCTTCLRGKQTRSSFP, from the exons ATGGCTGAATTTGATAGATTAAAGATGAAAGATGACGACACTATTGATATGTTTGCTGGAAAGTTATCTGAGATATCATCGAAATTTGCATCATTGGGAGAGATACTAGAAGAGCCAAAGCTTGTGAAGAAATTTCTTAAAAGTTTGCCAAGGAATAAGTATATTCAAATTGTTGCTTCTCTCGAGCAAGTTCTTGACTTGAACACAACAAGTTTCGAAGACATAGTGGGCAGATTAAAGGCATACGAAGAAAGAGTGTGcgcggaggaagaagagaaatcTGATGATCAAGAAAAATTAATGTATGCTGCTAACTCGAGATCAAACCAAGAAGGTTACAGCAACAACTATGGTAACAATCGCGGTAGAGGATGTGGAGGACGATCATCATGGAGAGGACGAGGTCGCGGCCGCTTCAGTAACTTTAAGCGCCAGAGAGAGGCGTATAGACAAGGACAGGGACAGAACAGAGACACCTCTCACATTACATGTTTCAAGTGCGATAAGCTCGGTCATTATGCATCTGAATGTCCATACAAGGAATTGAAACTCCAAGAAACCTGTGAGAAGAAGGAAGATGATACACATGAGGCTGGTGAACTGATGGTGAATGAAGTAGTATATCTCAATGAAAGGAAGGTAAATCCAAAGAACTTCGAGACTAACTTGGAGAATACATGGTACCTCGACAATGGGGCGAGCAATCACATGAGTGGGAACCGACTATTTTTCCAAGACCTTGATGAAAGAGTTACTGGTCAAGTGATATTTGGTGATGACTCGTGTATCGATATAGTAGGAAGAG GAGAAATAATGGTGAAAACCACAAGATCAAGCAACCGTCTCTATAAAGTGACCCTACAAGCTGATCAGATCCGTTGTCTACAAGTAATGGCTAGTGACTCGTCTAAGTGGCACGCACGCCTTGGACACATCAACACAGAGCCGATGAAGATAATGATCAACAAAGAACTGGTCTTAGGCATTCCCAAGCTTAACATTGACAAGGAGACATGTACGACGTGTCTACGCGGGAAGCAAACTCGATCATCTTTCCCGTAA